In Zingiber officinale cultivar Zhangliang chromosome 8B, Zo_v1.1, whole genome shotgun sequence, a single genomic region encodes these proteins:
- the LOC122017724 gene encoding acidic leucine-rich nuclear phosphoprotein 32-related protein-like, with the protein MAEAWERAVAAALKGQAEPPRALTLDSALKCPDGRLPPSSLFEGKLAALEHLSVANIRLSSLEGFPHLPSLRRLVLSDNRIASGLAALVEAGLNALCDLDLSNNRIASIEDLAQLAKLRLESLDLYECPVTKIEGYRSKVFGMIPSLKYLDKVDKDGNERPETDDEEEEEEDEEDVAEEENDNEEEVEDEEDEEEEEEEEEEEEGEEDDEEGEEEEEAEEMEDNATDHSSNRAAKLRHENGESKNVSKDDQPEQQKKSIISKRKRVGDEQA; encoded by the exons ATGGCGGAAGCTTGGGAGCGAGCAGTGGCGGCAGCGCTCAAGGGGCAGGCGGAGCCGCCTCGGGCCCTCACCCTCGACAGCGCCCTGAAGTGTCCCGACGGCCGCCTCCCGCCGTCTTCACTTTTCGAGGGCAAGCTCGCCGCGCTGGAGCACCTCTCCGTCGCCAACATTCGCCTCTCCTCCCTCGAGGGATTCCCACACCTCCCTTCCCTCCGTCGGCTCGTCCTATCCGATAACCGCATCGCTAGCGGTCTCGCCGCGCTGGTGGAAGCAGGCCTCAACGCGCTCTGCGACCTCGACCTCTCCAACAACCGCATCGCGTCGATCGAGGACCTTGCCCAGCTGGCAAAACTGCGCCTCGAGTCGCTGGACCTCTACGAGTGCCCTGTGACCAAGATCGAGGGATACCGTTCCAAGGTTTTTGGAATGATCCCTTCCCTTAAGTATTTGGATAAAGTGGACAAGGATGGGAATGAAAGGCCGGAGACAGacgatgaggaggaagaagaggaggatgaGGAGGATGTAGCGGAGGAAGAAAATGATAATGAGGAAGAAGTAGAAgatgaggaagatgaagaagaagaagaagaagaagaagaagaagaagagggtgaGGAAGATGATGAGgagggtgaggaagaagaagaagcagaagaaatGGAG GACAATGCGACCGATCATTCTTCAAACCGAGCAGCAAAGCTCAGACACGAGAATGGAGAATCGAAAAATGTGTCCAAGGATGATCAACCAGAACAACAGAAAAAAAGCATCATCAGCAAGAGGAAAAGGGTGGGAGATGAGCaggcataa